AGCTTCACGCGGCCGACGATGTCGGAGATCCGGCCGATGAGCAGCAGGGCGACCGTGCTCCCGAGGACGTACGCCTGGGTGATCCAGATCGCCTGCTCCGCGTCCGCGCCCAAGCTCGCGGCGACGCTCGGGAGGCCGACGATGACGATGCGCGAGTCGAGGCCCGCCATGAGGACGCCGACGATCGTGACCGTCAGGACCGTCCACTTGTACTCGATCCGAACCGCCTCCGTCCGCTGACGTGTAAGACCCGATTCGCGCGGGCTTCCGGGTTGGCGCGCGACGAAGCGACCGGGCTACCTGAACTTTCCTATTCGGCGCCGGTGACAACGCGGCGCCGCGAGCCGGTCAGGCCACGCTGACGCTCTGGATCGGATGGTGGCGGGCGATCAGATCGCGCGAAACGCGCAGATTGCGGCCCTCTTTGCCGATCGCCCGACCCTTCTTCGTGGCCTCGACGGTCACGGTCGCGTGGGTGATGTCCCCGCGTTGCTCGAGCTGCACGGACTTGACGTCGTAATTGCGGAAGACGTTCGCGACGAACTTGTCGGGCTGGTCGGAGTACTCGACGACGTGGATGTCCTTGTTCATGAGTCGCTTCAACTTCGCGATGTTCTCGCCCTTCTTCCCGATCGCCTTGCCGATGTCGCCTTCCTTGACGACGAAGATGAGCTTGTCGCCCGCGTCGACGCAGTCGACGACGGTCGTGCGGGTGAGATCTTGGAAGAGAGCGACGTACCTGATCGTCTGCTCGTCGAAAACGATCTCTGCCATGCGAATCCTAGACGCTCAGGATGTTCGACTCCCCGGGGCTGATGACCGCGACGGCGGCGACGGAGAACGGCACGCCGCATGCGGCCCCGAGGTCGACGTTCGTCCCGGAGAACCGGAACGTCCGGACTTCGCCGAGGGCGTCCGCCGCAGCCTCCGGGCAGTTGGACGCGAGGACCACGAGCTTCGCTGCCTTCGCTTTCGTCGCGCGACGGACCTCCCGCAAGCCGAACCGGACGTCGCCCGTGTCCGTGGCGACGCGCAGCGCTCGGGAAATGTCGATCACGGGACGACCTCCTCGATCGGTTCTTCCGACTCCGCGGCCGGCGGAGGCGCCGGCGGCACCGCGGGCTTCACCTTCGGCACGGTGGCGGCCTTCGGCAATCCCGCCGGAGGCTTGTAGACCAAGTTCACGGCGCCGGTGCCGAGCGTCACGGGCTGGCCCACGATGACGTTCTCCGCGACGCCGTCCAGGTAGTCGACTTCGCCGGTGATCGCCGCCCGCAGGAGATGGTGCGCCGTAATCTCGAAGGCGGCGCGGGCGAGCACGGAGGACTTGCGGCCGGAGATGCCGTGGCGGCCGATCGCCTTCACGTCGCCGTCGTTCGTCATCATGTCCGACACGAGCATGATGTGGCGAATGTCGACGGTCAGGCCTTGCTCCTGCAGCGTGTTGTACGCCTCATTGACGATTGCGTTCCGGGCGGCCTCGATCCCGAGGACCTCGTAGATCTCCTGAATCGAGTTCGTCGTCGTCCTCGACGCGTCGACGTACGGGAGTTCGAGGATCTTCGAGAGGTTCGATCCCTCCGTGTAGATGACGTACCCGTCTCCGCGTTTTCTGATGATCGCCCGCTGGATCCCGTCGATCCCTTTGATCTTCATCGTGCGGACTTGCTCGACGAGCCGCTGGAGCTTCTTGAACGACGGCTCGCCCGCTTCGACGACGAGCGCTCTCGTCTTTCGCTCCGCGTTCCCGACCTGGCGCTTGACCTCCTCGACTTCTCCGAACTTCTTCATCTTCTCTTCGAGCTCGGTCCACGTCACCCCGCGGACCTTCATCCGGTGCTCGTCCGGATACGCGAGGACCCGCATGTTCACGAGATCCGTCTCGATCGACGCGATGTCCTCCATCGACGTCATCTCGATCTCGGTCGCGATCTTTCGCATCTTCTCGAGGTCGTTGTGACCGGTCTTGACGAACAACTCCATGATCGGCGTGGACGGCACGCGCCGCGCATCGACGATCTCGATGAGCCGCGGCAGGCCGAGCGTGACGTTCATCTCGGCGACGCCCGCATAGTGGAACGTCCGCATGGTGTTGTGCGTGACGACGCCCTCCGCGGTGGTGAAAGTCTCGAGCCCGGGCACCGACAAGTCGTAGACGGGCATCGCGGGAGGGGGAACGTTCTCGATTTCGACGATTTCGTCCCACAGCACGTCCTCGTCGACGAGGGCGCGGAGTTGTCTCAACTCGGCGTCGACGCGAATCCCGAGTTCCTCGGCACGTGCCGCGAATCGTTCGATGTAACGTGCGAGCGTCGCGCGTCCAATATGTTGGCGGCGCGTGAAATTGTTTACGTAGCGCGTTGGGATGTGGAGCTTCCGCGCAAGGTGTCGCAGGACGGGTCCAAACCCGCTGACCATGTCGACCGCGTCGTATGAGTACCGTCCGCGTGGCCGGGCGCAGAGCCAATCGAGGTGCTCCCGTTTCTCCTCCGATTCGAAGCCGATGGCATCTCGGAACGCGGGGGCGTATCGGGCGGGGATCGAGAGGGTCGTCTGGCGACCTTGGACGCCCTTCGTCGACACGATCCCGAAGCGGGCGAGGAGGAGGGCCACCCCGTCGAGGAGCTCCATCGAATTTGAGCTCGCGCGGATCGCGCCGCGGTCGACAGATACGTTGCCGTCCCCCTCGAAGTAGGCCCGGAGGAGCGCGGCGACGCACGCCTCGGTCGCACCGAACATGAAGTCCGGAATCCGCTTGTGCTCCGAACCGGTGCCGCACGAGGACCGGAGGAACTCCGCGAGGACGACGGATCGAAGGTGTACGTCGTGGCCCGGCGCGAAGCCTCGGTCGTTATCATACTCGGCGTATCGCACGCCGAGTCCATCCGCCACGGACCGAGTCCTGCGAAGGAACGGCTCGTTCGTGTTCGAGATGTTCACGTAGTACCGGGCGGCCCAGCCTTCGGAGAGATAGGCGCCCAGGAGCCACCCGACCGAAGCGTCGAGGGAGAGCTTCTCGGGGACCCTTGCGCGGCTATGGTTTTGGAAGGGGTATGTGTACCCGTCGTCGATGTCGAACTCTCCCCTGCCACGGAGTTGGCGCGAGAGGGCGTCGAGACCGACCGGCACGATGAAATCCCGGCCGAAGCCTCGTCGCCACGAGCGACCCATGGCCCTCGCCTTCGCGACCTCGCTCCCGTACCAAAAGCGGTCTCGAGGGAGAATCTCACGGAGCTCGAGGCAGTCGGCCGGGGAAGGCACAGACCACCGTCGGACCACAGGGACGCGATCGCCCCGCCGCAGCTCGTGGCCGAGAACGGGGACAAGGCGTCCCTCGCGTCGGCTGATGAACGAATGGTTCGCGGTGGCGGTGACATCCCGGCCGGATCGGGTCCGGATCCGGAGGAGCCCCTCCCTGTGGACGTGGCGGCTCGCGGAGCGCACGGGCTTCCACACGACCTTGCCGTCTTCGGTGAGGCTCGGCACCTCAATCGAGGCGCCGTGCGGAAGGTCGCACCACTCGGTCGGGCCTTCGCGGGCAACGCTCCAGCGGCCCATCAGTCCGTCCACGAATGGACCGATTGGGACCACGCGCACGCGACCCGCCTCGCGTACGATGATCCTCTCCTCGTACGGGATGCTCATCTGGGTGCCCGGTTCGCCGATCGACTGGGCGGACACGATCCCCGCCGATTCGTTCGCGTCGATCGCGTGGAGGTCGAACTTCTCGCAGATTTTCGTGAGGACCTCGTTGAGCCGCTTTTTCGACAGCTTGAGGCCGTGGATCTTCTTCGCGACTTCGCTCACGACGGATCGCGGGAGCCATCGGCCGATCTCCTTGAGCCCATCGGCGACCTCCTGCTCCCCCGACGTCAGCGGAGGCGCCTTCACCGGAATCGTGAGGGCCGCCTCGGGCTCCGCCTCGGCGGCTTTCGCGGCGGCCTTGCCGCCGCGCGGGGCCGCCTTCGCCCGCTCCTTCTTCGGAGCGGGCTTCGGCTCCGGGGGAACGGCCCCGAGCTTTTTGAGGACCTTCTCCGCCTCCTTCTTTGAGATGAACTTCGTGAGCCGGTCGATCTTCGAGCCGGCGAGCTTGTCGAAAGTGAAGCCGGCATCGGCCAAGAGCTCCGCCGTCTTCTTCGAAATCCCGCGGTTGCGCAAAGCCTGGACCGTCGCGGCGCGTGCCATGATCACTCCTCCGAGGGAGGCTCTTCCTCCTCCACCTCGACCTCTTCCTCCGTGATCTCGACGTACATGTCTTTTTCCGTGAGGCCGTACGAGGCCATCTCCTGCTCTCGCAGGCGTTCCTTCCACGACGGCTCCTCGCCGAGGACCTCCTGGAGGATGTCGTCGATGTCGACCGCACGGCCCTGGACGCTGCGGCTCGGATCGACGCCGTCCTCGCCGAATCGGAACTGGATGATCGTGTCCGCCGTGTTCCGGACCGTGCCGTCTTCCTTGACCTTGAGGTCCTCGAGGGCGTTAATCAGACGGCGCTGCATGTAGCCCGACCGGGATGTCCGCACGGCGGTGTCGACCAGCCCCTCCCGCCCGCCCATCGCGTGGAAGAAGTACTCCGTCGGATGGAGGCCGCTCTTGTACGACGACTTGACGAACCCTTTCGCCTCCGCCCCGAGGTCGCCCTTCTTGAAGTGAGGCAGGGTGCGGTTCCAGTAACCCCGACTTAGGCGCTCACCGCGGACCGCCTGCTGACCAATCGACCCGGCCATCTGCGACAAGTTCAGCATCGAACCGCGCGCCCCGGACCTCGCCATGATGACCGCGCTGTTCTCGATCCCGAGGTGCTTCCCCGCGATCTGGCCGGCCTGGTCGCGTGCGCGTCCAAGGATCTTCATCGCCTCGACCTCGAGCGTCTCCTCGAGGGATCGGCCGGGCATCTGCTCGAGCTCCCCGCGCTTGTACGATTCCACGAGGCCTTCGACTTTCTCAATCGCCGCCTTGAGGACGTCCGCAATCTGCTTCTTCGCCTCTTCAGGGATGTCCTCGTCGTCGATGCCGGTGGTGAAGCCCCGGATCATGATCGCCCCGATCGCCATCTTCGTCGCCTTGTCGATGAACACCCGCGCGGCGTCCGGGCCGTAGTCTCGGGCGAGCTTGTCCAGGATCTTCCCCTTGAATGCGCCCACCGCGTTCTCGTCGATCGTCCCGGAGCTGATCACGCCCTCCTTGATGACGACGAGGGAGTCCTCCTCCTTCAGCTCTCTGAGCCCGATGTCGCCCTTCGGCGCGATCGACGACTTGAACGTCATGCTCAGATCCTTCGGGAGGATCGCGGAGAACAACGCCTTCCCGGACCAGAACTCCTCGCCCCCTCGCTTGACGTCGGCGGGCGGAAGGTCGCGGATGTCGATCTTGCTCAGGATGTACGTGACCTCCTCCCGCGTGAACTTGCTGTCCTTGTGCGTCAGGAGGAAGGACCCGGTGATATGGTCGTGGATGCCGCCGATCACGGGGCCGCCGAACCGCGGGGAGAGGATGTGCTCCTGGACCCGCATGAGGACGCGGGCCTCGGCGCGGGCTTCCTCGCTTTGCAGGACGTGCAGGTTCATCTCGTCGCCGTCGAAGTCAGCGTTATACGGAGGACAGACGGCCAGATTGAAGCGGAACGTCTTGTGCAACATCACGCGGACCTCGTGGGCCATCATCGACATCCGGTGCAGCGACGGCTGCCGGTTGAACAGGACGATGTCGCCGTCGACGAGCTGCCGCTCGACCGTGTAGCCGAGCTCGACCGCCTCCGCGACGACCTCCGCGTTCTTCTCCGTCACCCGGATCCGGCGCCCGTCCGGCCGGATCACGTAATTCACGCCGGGGACGTACTCCCCGAGTGGTCCGAGGGGCGTCGGGCCCCGCTTGACCCACTGCTTGACGATCTCCGCGTTGTACGTCTGCACGTGGACCGGGACGGTCAGTTCGCGGGCCGCCTCGACCGGCACGCCGACCTCGTTGATCGACAGGATCGGATCGGGCGAGATGACCGTGCGCGCGCTGAAGTTGACCCGCTTTCCGGAGAGGTTCGAACGGAACCGGCCCTCCTTTCCTTTCAGGCGTTGGACGAGGGTCTTCAGCGGCCGGCCGGAACGATGGCGAGCGGGCGGGATCCCGGACGTCTGGTTGTCGAAGTACGTGGTGATGTGGTACTGCAGCAGTTCCCAGAGGTCTTCGACGATGAGCTGCGGCGCGCCCGCGTCGCGGTTCTCTCGGAGCCGCTGGTTGATCCGCAGGACGTCGACGAGCTTGTGCGTGAGGTCGTCCTCGGACCGATCGCCGCTCTCCAGAGTGATCGACGGCCGCACCGTCACGGGCGGGACGAGCAACGCCGTGAGGACCATCCACTCCGGCCGCGCGACCTCGGGGTTCATCCCGAGGACGCGGAGGTCCTCGTTCGGGATCCGCTCGAGCCGCTCGCGCACCTCTTTCGGCGTGAGCTTGTGCCCGTCCTCGCGGAACGTCGTCGGCTTATCGAGGGTGACCTTGCCCTGCTCTTCGCCGCAGTGCGGACAGCGCTGTCGCTTCTGCGCCTCCCGCGCGGTCTCCTTCGTGACGAAGCCGATGTCCGTGACGTCGCCGCCTAGCTCCTCCACTTGGTCCATCTCCGCCATGTACTCCATCGCCTGTTGGCGGGTGAGGAGCAGGCGCCCGCACTTCCGACACGTTGCCTGCAGCAGCTTCTTGATGTCCTTCACGTAGCCGACGTGGATCACGGGCATCGCGAGGTCGATGTGGCCGAAGTGGCCGGGGCAGTCGTCGACTTTGCCGCCGCACGTCTTGCACCGCAAGCCCGGCTCGATGACGCCGAGATGAGAGTCCATCAAGCCCATGTCGATCGGGAAACCGTCGTCGTCGTACGTGTCCGCGGTGATGATTTTCGTCGCCGACATCCGGCGGATCTCGTCCGGGCTCAGCAAGGCGAACTTGATCGACGCGATCCGCTTCGTGACGCCTCGCATCGACATCATCGCATGTCCTCCAGTTGCAGCCGCATGACGACGCCCAGGGACAGGAGTTCGTCGAGGAGGAGCTTGAACGCGTACGACGTCTGCACGGGATAGATCTTCGACGTGTTGTCGTCGACGGGGCAACGCAGGTTCCCCTTGCGGTCCTTGATCGCGAAGTGGCCGCAATCCGGGTTCCCGCAGACGTACTGGATCGTCCCGTCGGACTCGTCGAGCAGGCGGTCCTTGATCACCATCGAGGCGCCGTGGCCGATCAGGCAGTCCCGTTCCATCTCGCCGAACCGCAGGCCGCCCTGCCGGGACCGGCCTTCCGTCGGCTGGCGCGTGAGGATCTGCACGGGACCGCGGCTGCGGACGTGCAACTTGCCGGAGACCATATGGTGGAGCTTCTGGTAGTAGATCACGCCGATGAAGATCTCCGCGGGGATCATGCGGCCCGTCCGTCCGTCGTAGAGGATCTCCTTCCCGTTCGACCGGAATCCGTTGTCCTCGAGGGCCTTGCGAAGCGCCTCCTCCCGCTCCCCGCTGAACGGGGTGCCGTCGATCGGGCGGCCTTCGAGGGAGCCGACCTTGCCGCCGATCTGCTCTAGGACGTGGGCGACGGTCATCCGCGAGGGAATCGCGTGCGGGTTGATGATCAGGTCCGGGATGATCCCCTGGGCCGTGAAGGGCATGTCCTCTTGCGGCGCGATCAGGCCGATGACGCCTTTCTGTCCGTGCCGCGAGGCGAACTTGTCCCCGAGCTCGGGCACCCGGAGGTCGCGCACCTTGACCTTCGCGAGCTTCGAGCCGTTCTCGCTCTCCGTGAGCATGACGGAGTCGACCCAGCCGCTCTCCCCGTGGCGCACCGTGACCGACGTCTCGCGGCGTTTCTGCGGCGTTAGGAAGTCCGTCTCCTCCTCGAGGAATCGGGGCGGGCTCGTCTTGCCGATCAGGACGTCGCCGCCGGTGACGACTACCTCCGGCGAGATGAGGCCGTCATCCGGCGTGAGGTTGGCGTACGACAGGTCGGCCCGCGCCCCGCGGACGTCGGGCGAGGGGATCTCGAAGTGGTCCTCCTGGCCGCCCGGGTACCGGCGTTCCTCCGCACGGTACGTCCGCATGAAGGACGACCGCCCGAGGCCGCGGTCGATCGAAGCCCCGTTCATCACGATCGCATCTTCCATGTTGTATCCGTAGTACGACATGACGGCCACGACGAAGTTCTGGCCCGCGGGACGCTCGTTGAACGACACGTGCTTCATCGAGTCCGTCTGGACGAGCGGCTGCTCCGGATAGTGCAGGAGATGGCTCCGGGTGTCGGGGCGGGACCGGTAGTTGCTCGAGCCGAGCCCGAGCGACTGCTTCGCCATCCCCGCCCCCATCGTGACCCGGGGCGAGGAGTTGTGCTCCGGGTACGGGACCACGCCGGACGCGACGCCGAGGATGACCTCCGGGTCCGCCTCGAGGTGGGTCGTCTCCTTCGTAATCGCGGACCGCACGCGGAACGTCTTGTGGCAGTACTTGCACTCGAGATCGGACTCGTCGTCGCGGCTCCCCATGTTTATCCACGTGACGTCGTTGCGGCTCAGGGGGTGCTTGCACTCCTTGCAGCGGCTCGGCACGTCGTAGGGATAGATGGCGATGAAGGTGTCTTCTTCCTCTTCCGCATCGATCCACTCGACGATCCCGTTGCGGACGAGGTCGGAGAACCGGAGTCGGCCCATCTTCAGTTCGTCGACGTGCTTCCTTGAGAAGACGAGGTGGCCGTCCTTCACGACCAGGAGCGGGCGGCGGATGCGGCCCTCGTCGCAGTTGATGATGATCTCCCCCATGTTCTCGTCGAAACGGACGTTGACCTCGTGGCTCAGGAGCCCGCTGCGCCGTCGCTCCCGGATCTCCGAGACGAGCATCTTCGGGTCTTCGTGGAGGCCGACGAGGTCCCCGTTCACGTAGACGCGGGTGAGCTGCGTCTGCTGTCCTTTCACCTGCTTCGTGCCGAGGTCGGCGAGGAGCAGCTTGACCTCCTCTTCCGGGAAGCCTTCGGAGACGTCGATGACGAGGGCCAAGTTTTTTACTAACCCGCAATTTTGCCCCTCGGGGGTCTCATTTGGACATAGACGCCCCCATTGAGTCGGATGCAGGTCGCGAGCCTCGAAGTGCGGCTGTGACCGCGTCAGGGGCGAGGTCACGCGCCGCAGGTGGCTCAGGGCGCTCATGTTAGACGTTCGATCTAGGAGCTGGCTCACGCCCGCGCGGCCGCCGACCCAGTTCCCCGTCGCGAGCGCATGGAGCAGCCGCTGCGTCAGCAAGTCCGGCCGGATCGCGGACGAGATCTTGAGTTCGCGGCGCCGCGCGTAGGACCGCTCGAGCTGGTACTTCAGGTCCTTCACGAGGTTCGCGAACGCGACGCGGAACAGATCCTCCATGAGGTCGCCCGCGAGCTTGAGCCGCTTGTTCGCGTAGTGGTCCTTGTCATCCTCCCGCCGTCCACCCAAGGACAGCTCGAGGACCGTGCGGGCGACGCGCCCGAGGAAGATCGCCTTCTTGATGCGATCCTCGCGGGTGTCGCCCAGGTGGGGGAGAAGGCTGCGGTCGAGGATTGACTCGACCTTCTTGATGCGGTACTCCTTCGCCTGGCCGGTAGCGAACTTCTTCTCGAGGTAACTGATCGCGTCGTCCCGCGTGAAGATGCCGTTCGGCGGGTAGTTCTTCTTGTTCTGACACTCTTCGATGTTCGCGTAGACGATATTTGCCATCTCGGGCGCGGAGACGATCGCGTTGTAGATGTCCTCGTCCTTCTCCATGCCGAGCGACTTCATCAGGATGATCAGGGGAATCTGGCCCGAGGCGGTCGGCACGCTCACGATGAGCTGGCCGTCTTTCTTCTTCTCCATCAGGGTGAGGGCGCGGTACCCCTCCTTCTGGGAGAAGACCTTGGCGACCTCGACCTTGCGGCCGTACCGCTCGTTGAACTCGACGAGCACCCGGTTTGGCGCGAGGTCCTCGAGCGAAATCAACGCGCGCTCGGTGCCGCCGATGATGAAGTAGCCGCCAGGATCGAACGGATCCTCCCCCAGCTCGATGAGCTTTCGGCGGTACTCGTCCTGGTTGAGCTCGCCCTCCGTCTCCATGTTCTCTTTGTAGAGCAAGCAGCGTTTTGACTTCGCCATGATCGGGAAGTTCCCGATGTGGACGCGCTCGGGCTCCCGCTCGATGCCGTTCTCGATGACTGTGAAGTCTAGGTAGATCGGCGCGGTGTAGTTCAGATTCCGCTGGCGGGCCTCCATGGGCGTGAGCGGATGCGTGGCGCCATTCGCCTCCTTGACGACGGGCAGGCCGAGCGTGATCGTCGGCTTCGCCTCGAGGTCGATCCGTCCGCGGTCGTCGCGCTTCCGGCCAATCCGGATCTCGATGACGTCGCCTTCCGTCCGGTCTTCGTCGAGCTTAATGATCCCGCGTCGTTCGTCCTCCGGCGCGGAGCGGAGGTTGTCGACGATCCGCTGCATCCGAGAGTTCGGGTTGTCGATCGTCGGCAGGAAGTCGTTGAACGACGCGATGTGATGGTTCACGATGGAGCGTTCTCGGAAGAACGCGTCAATCAAGTCTCGCATGTCTTACCTCCCGATCACCAGTCGGTACGCTTCCGAAACGCCTGCCGTGCCGCTCACCCGAACCACGCGGATGATTCGCCCCTCGCTGATGGGCCCTTCGATCTTCTCGAGCACCTGGATCACCGGATCGCTCTTCCGGATCTTTGGGAGCTGGTCGCGCGTGATCTTCAACGCCTTCAAAACGCGCTCCGCCTCTTCCTCCGCGACGAGCCGATGCTCTGGAACGAGTTGATGCTCCAATACGTTAAACCTCAAGGGAGGTCCTCCCTGGGCGACCGTTTTGCACCTGGCATGTCACGCGCGCGCGAGCCGTACGGGCCCGCGGGGACTTTCGGGGCCCCGCGCGGTCCGCAGGGCCCGTTCGAACCCCGGACCACCCGGTCTCTTCCCGCTCTCCGACGAGCGAAGGCGGCTAAAAGCCGGATGCTCTTTCTAGGGACGGTTCCATCGCCATCCTACCTAGCTGAGCTACGGGCCCTCCGGCTGGCGGCGGCGACATGCGACCGTTCGCCTAATCGAGCCATCGTATTAAAGTTTGCGGTGATGGACAGGTGAACCGCAGCGGGCGCAGGAACGTGCGATAATCATGTTCTGGATAGAATAAAAGTCGGCCCGAGCGCAATGTTTTATACGGCAACTCCATCCCAACCGTCGTGATCCGGGCCGAGAGCCGCTGCACCTCCTGCGGGGCCGTCCTCGTAGGGAAGGGCACGACCGTGTTCCTCTGCCCGAG
Above is a genomic segment from Thermoplasmata archaeon containing:
- a CDS encoding DNA-directed RNA polymerase subunit A' — encoded protein: MSMRGVTKRIASIKFALLSPDEIRRMSATKIITADTYDDDGFPIDMGLMDSHLGVIEPGLRCKTCGGKVDDCPGHFGHIDLAMPVIHVGYVKDIKKLLQATCRKCGRLLLTRQQAMEYMAEMDQVEELGGDVTDIGFVTKETAREAQKRQRCPHCGEEQGKVTLDKPTTFREDGHKLTPKEVRERLERIPNEDLRVLGMNPEVARPEWMVLTALLVPPVTVRPSITLESGDRSEDDLTHKLVDVLRINQRLRENRDAGAPQLIVEDLWELLQYHITTYFDNQTSGIPPARHRSGRPLKTLVQRLKGKEGRFRSNLSGKRVNFSARTVISPDPILSINEVGVPVEAARELTVPVHVQTYNAEIVKQWVKRGPTPLGPLGEYVPGVNYVIRPDGRRIRVTEKNAEVVAEAVELGYTVERQLVDGDIVLFNRQPSLHRMSMMAHEVRVMLHKTFRFNLAVCPPYNADFDGDEMNLHVLQSEEARAEARVLMRVQEHILSPRFGGPVIGGIHDHITGSFLLTHKDSKFTREEVTYILSKIDIRDLPPADVKRGGEEFWSGKALFSAILPKDLSMTFKSSIAPKGDIGLRELKEEDSLVVIKEGVISSGTIDENAVGAFKGKILDKLARDYGPDAARVFIDKATKMAIGAIMIRGFTTGIDDEDIPEEAKKQIADVLKAAIEKVEGLVESYKRGELEQMPGRSLEETLEVEAMKILGRARDQAGQIAGKHLGIENSAVIMARSGARGSMLNLSQMAGSIGQQAVRGERLSRGYWNRTLPHFKKGDLGAEAKGFVKSSYKSGLHPTEYFFHAMGGREGLVDTAVRTSRSGYMQRRLINALEDLKVKEDGTVRNTADTIIQFRFGEDGVDPSRSVQGRAVDIDDILQEVLGEEPSWKERLREQEMASYGLTEKDMYVEITEEEVEVEEEEPPSEE
- a CDS encoding 50S ribosomal protein L30e, which codes for MIDISRALRVATDTGDVRFGLREVRRATKAKAAKLVVLASNCPEAAADALGEVRTFRFSGTNVDLGAACGVPFSVAAVAVISPGESNILSV
- a CDS encoding DNA-directed RNA polymerase subunit B, with the protein product MRDLIDAFFRERSIVNHHIASFNDFLPTIDNPNSRMQRIVDNLRSAPEDERRGIIKLDEDRTEGDVIEIRIGRKRDDRGRIDLEAKPTITLGLPVVKEANGATHPLTPMEARQRNLNYTAPIYLDFTVIENGIEREPERVHIGNFPIMAKSKRCLLYKENMETEGELNQDEYRRKLIELGEDPFDPGGYFIIGGTERALISLEDLAPNRVLVEFNERYGRKVEVAKVFSQKEGYRALTLMEKKKDGQLIVSVPTASGQIPLIILMKSLGMEKDEDIYNAIVSAPEMANIVYANIEECQNKKNYPPNGIFTRDDAISYLEKKFATGQAKEYRIKKVESILDRSLLPHLGDTREDRIKKAIFLGRVARTVLELSLGGRREDDKDHYANKRLKLAGDLMEDLFRVAFANLVKDLKYQLERSYARRRELKISSAIRPDLLTQRLLHALATGNWVGGRAGVSQLLDRTSNMSALSHLRRVTSPLTRSQPHFEARDLHPTQWGRLCPNETPEGQNCGLVKNLALVIDVSEGFPEEEVKLLLADLGTKQVKGQQTQLTRVYVNGDLVGLHEDPKMLVSEIRERRRSGLLSHEVNVRFDENMGEIIINCDEGRIRRPLLVVKDGHLVFSRKHVDELKMGRLRFSDLVRNGIVEWIDAEEEEDTFIAIYPYDVPSRCKECKHPLSRNDVTWINMGSRDDESDLECKYCHKTFRVRSAITKETTHLEADPEVILGVASGVVPYPEHNSSPRVTMGAGMAKQSLGLGSSNYRSRPDTRSHLLHYPEQPLVQTDSMKHVSFNERPAGQNFVVAVMSYYGYNMEDAIVMNGASIDRGLGRSSFMRTYRAEERRYPGGQEDHFEIPSPDVRGARADLSYANLTPDDGLISPEVVVTGGDVLIGKTSPPRFLEEETDFLTPQKRRETSVTVRHGESGWVDSVMLTESENGSKLAKVKVRDLRVPELGDKFASRHGQKGVIGLIAPQEDMPFTAQGIIPDLIINPHAIPSRMTVAHVLEQIGGKVGSLEGRPIDGTPFSGEREEALRKALEDNGFRSNGKEILYDGRTGRMIPAEIFIGVIYYQKLHHMVSGKLHVRSRGPVQILTRQPTEGRSRQGGLRFGEMERDCLIGHGASMVIKDRLLDESDGTIQYVCGNPDCGHFAIKDRKGNLRCPVDDNTSKIYPVQTSYAFKLLLDELLSLGVVMRLQLEDMR
- a CDS encoding DNA-directed RNA polymerase subunit H, with protein sequence MRFNVLEHQLVPEHRLVAEEEAERVLKALKITRDQLPKIRKSDPVIQVLEKIEGPISEGRIIRVVRVSGTAGVSEAYRLVIGR
- a CDS encoding NusA-like transcription termination signal-binding factor, with protein sequence MAEIVFDEQTIRYVALFQDLTRTTVVDCVDAGDKLIFVVKEGDIGKAIGKKGENIAKLKRLMNKDIHVVEYSDQPDKFVANVFRNYDVKSVQLEQRGDITHATVTVEATKKGRAIGKEGRNLRVSRDLIARHHPIQSVSVA
- a CDS encoding DNA-directed RNA polymerase subunit A''; its protein translation is MARAATVQALRNRGISKKTAELLADAGFTFDKLAGSKIDRLTKFISKKEAEKVLKKLGAVPPEPKPAPKKERAKAAPRGGKAAAKAAEAEPEAALTIPVKAPPLTSGEQEVADGLKEIGRWLPRSVVSEVAKKIHGLKLSKKRLNEVLTKICEKFDLHAIDANESAGIVSAQSIGEPGTQMSIPYEERIIVREAGRVRVVPIGPFVDGLMGRWSVAREGPTEWCDLPHGASIEVPSLTEDGKVVWKPVRSASRHVHREGLLRIRTRSGRDVTATANHSFISRREGRLVPVLGHELRRGDRVPVVRRWSVPSPADCLELREILPRDRFWYGSEVAKARAMGRSWRRGFGRDFIVPVGLDALSRQLRGRGEFDIDDGYTYPFQNHSRARVPEKLSLDASVGWLLGAYLSEGWAARYYVNISNTNEPFLRRTRSVADGLGVRYAEYDNDRGFAPGHDVHLRSVVLAEFLRSSCGTGSEHKRIPDFMFGATEACVAALLRAYFEGDGNVSVDRGAIRASSNSMELLDGVALLLARFGIVSTKGVQGRQTTLSIPARYAPAFRDAIGFESEEKREHLDWLCARPRGRYSYDAVDMVSGFGPVLRHLARKLHIPTRYVNNFTRRQHIGRATLARYIERFAARAEELGIRVDAELRQLRALVDEDVLWDEIVEIENVPPPAMPVYDLSVPGLETFTTAEGVVTHNTMRTFHYAGVAEMNVTLGLPRLIEIVDARRVPSTPIMELFVKTGHNDLEKMRKIATEIEMTSMEDIASIETDLVNMRVLAYPDEHRMKVRGVTWTELEEKMKKFGEVEEVKRQVGNAERKTRALVVEAGEPSFKKLQRLVEQVRTMKIKGIDGIQRAIIRKRGDGYVIYTEGSNLSKILELPYVDASRTTTNSIQEIYEVLGIEAARNAIVNEAYNTLQEQGLTVDIRHIMLVSDMMTNDGDVKAIGRHGISGRKSSVLARAAFEITAHHLLRAAITGEVDYLDGVAENVIVGQPVTLGTGAVNLVYKPPAGLPKAATVPKVKPAVPPAPPPAAESEEPIEEVVP